In one Streptomyces venezuelae genomic region, the following are encoded:
- a CDS encoding sensor histidine kinase, whose translation MTRLKDAVVAGARGLCLTLFALVGSIVLFVFSVLSIAFILLGIGVFTTPAVLTVLRKYANTYRGLAGAWSDVTIPHAYRPFPPDLRSGVTGQVERCSLMLKDPATWRDLQWLLVNMTVAPIVAVLAPSLILYMVYGWVLAAGVWEPIYDAGGGEWFAFIHVTSQDTADQAALLGTGFFLLAVFVNPCLVRGHFLLARACLSPTARMRERELARRVDRLTETRHDAVDNSAAELRRIERDLHDGAQARLVAMGMDLGTIEAMIETNPAKAKELIGKARQNSGEALTELRDLVRGIHPPVLAERGLGDAVKALALRLPLPTEVDVELAGRAEAPVESAAYFAVSESLTNAIKHSGADRVWVDMHHADGMLRIAVTDNGKGGAVAGAGSGLSGIERRLGTFDGVLAVSSPAGGPTMVTMEIPCVLS comes from the coding sequence ATGACGAGGCTCAAGGACGCGGTGGTCGCGGGGGCGCGCGGCCTCTGCCTCACGCTCTTCGCGCTGGTGGGTTCGATCGTCCTCTTCGTGTTCTCCGTGCTCTCGATCGCGTTCATCCTGCTGGGCATCGGCGTCTTCACGACACCGGCCGTCCTCACGGTGCTGCGCAAGTACGCCAACACCTACCGCGGCCTCGCCGGGGCGTGGTCGGACGTGACCATCCCGCACGCCTACCGCCCCTTCCCGCCCGACCTGCGGTCCGGCGTCACGGGTCAGGTGGAGCGCTGCTCGCTGATGCTGAAGGACCCGGCGACCTGGCGCGATCTGCAGTGGCTGCTGGTCAACATGACCGTGGCGCCGATCGTCGCGGTCCTCGCGCCCTCGCTGATCCTCTACATGGTGTACGGCTGGGTGCTCGCCGCCGGCGTGTGGGAGCCGATCTACGACGCGGGCGGCGGCGAGTGGTTCGCGTTCATCCACGTCACCTCGCAGGACACCGCCGACCAGGCGGCGCTGCTCGGCACCGGCTTCTTCCTCCTCGCGGTCTTCGTCAACCCCTGCCTCGTGCGCGGCCACTTCCTCCTCGCCCGCGCCTGCCTCTCCCCCACCGCGCGGATGCGTGAGCGCGAACTGGCGCGGCGCGTGGACCGGCTGACCGAGACCCGGCACGACGCCGTCGACAACTCCGCCGCCGAGCTGCGCCGCATCGAGCGCGACCTGCACGACGGCGCGCAGGCCCGCCTGGTCGCCATGGGCATGGACCTCGGCACCATCGAGGCGATGATCGAGACCAACCCCGCCAAGGCCAAGGAGCTGATCGGCAAGGCACGGCAGAACTCCGGTGAGGCGCTCACCGAGCTGCGCGACCTGGTCCGCGGCATCCACCCGCCGGTCCTCGCCGAACGCGGTCTCGGCGACGCCGTCAAGGCCCTCGCGCTGCGGCTGCCGCTGCCCACCGAGGTCGACGTGGAGCTGGCGGGGCGGGCGGAGGCGCCGGTCGAGTCGGCCGCGTACTTCGCGGTGAGCGAGTCCCTGACCAACGCGATCAAGCACTCGGGCGCCGACCGCGTCTGGGTGGACATGCACCACGCCGACGGCATGCTGCGCATCGCCGTCACGGACAACGGCAAGGGCGGGGCGGTCGCCGGTGCGGGCTCCGGGCTGAGCGGCATCGAACGCCGGCTCGGTACATTCGACGGCGTACTGGCCGTCAGCAGTCCCGCGGGCGGCCCGACCATGGTGACCATGGAGATCCCTTGCGTGTTGTCCTAG
- a CDS encoding LuxR C-terminal-related transcriptional regulator, protein MRVVLAEDLFLLRDGLVRMLEAFDFEIAAAVESGPELTKALEELQPDVAVVDVRLPPSHTDEGLQCALAARRARPGLPVLVLSQHVEQLYARELLADGNGGVGYLLKDRVFDAAQFIDAVRRVAAGGTAMDPQVIQQLLTRRSASDEPLGALTPREREVLELMAQGRSNAAIAAQLVVTERAIAKHTSNIFGKLDLAVSDDDNRRVLAVLAYLDQGR, encoded by the coding sequence TTGCGTGTTGTCCTAGCCGAAGACCTCTTCCTGCTGCGTGACGGCCTGGTGCGGATGCTGGAGGCGTTCGACTTCGAGATCGCGGCGGCCGTGGAGAGCGGGCCCGAACTGACCAAGGCCCTGGAGGAGTTGCAGCCGGACGTCGCCGTGGTCGACGTCCGGCTTCCGCCGTCCCACACGGACGAGGGGCTCCAGTGCGCGCTCGCCGCCCGCCGGGCCCGCCCCGGGCTGCCCGTCCTGGTCCTCTCGCAGCACGTGGAGCAGTTGTACGCACGCGAGCTCCTCGCCGACGGGAACGGCGGCGTCGGCTATCTCCTCAAGGACCGGGTCTTCGACGCGGCGCAGTTCATCGACGCCGTGCGACGGGTCGCGGCGGGCGGCACCGCGATGGACCCGCAGGTCATCCAGCAGCTCCTGACCCGGCGGTCCGCCTCCGACGAACCGCTCGGCGCGCTCACCCCGCGCGAGCGCGAGGTGCTCGAACTCATGGCGCAGGGCCGGTCGAACGCGGCGATCGCGGCGCAGCTCGTCGTCACCGAGCGGGCCATCGCCAAGCACACCTCCAACATCTTCGGGAAGCTGGACCTGGCGGTCTCCGACGACGACAACCGCCGGGTCCTCGCGGTCCTCGCGTATCTGGACCAGGGGCGCTGA
- a CDS encoding tetratricopeptide repeat protein, translated as MDADWEKRVAEAWETLDSYEEDRAEEFREVIDGLVAELPHGHPVGLFERACAFDSTGHSDRAVPLYQEALDRGLDGYRRRRTAVQLASSLRNVGRAEEGVALLTAELEKPGDELDDAVRACLALCLAGLGREREGLALVLEALAPHLPRYQRSMTDYARALVADTPA; from the coding sequence ATGGACGCGGATTGGGAGAAGCGGGTCGCCGAGGCCTGGGAGACGCTGGACTCCTACGAGGAGGACAGGGCCGAGGAGTTCCGCGAGGTGATCGACGGGCTCGTCGCGGAGCTGCCGCACGGGCATCCCGTCGGACTCTTCGAGCGGGCCTGCGCCTTCGACTCCACCGGCCACTCGGACCGCGCCGTGCCCCTGTACCAGGAGGCCCTGGACCGCGGTCTGGACGGCTACCGCCGACGGCGCACGGCCGTCCAGCTCGCGAGTTCGCTCCGGAACGTGGGGCGGGCCGAGGAGGGCGTCGCCCTGCTCACCGCCGAACTGGAGAAGCCGGGCGACGAGTTGGACGACGCCGTGCGCGCCTGTCTCGCGCTCTGCCTCGCCGGCCTCGGCAGGGAGCGCGAAGGCCTCGCCCTCGTGCTCGAAGCCCTCGCCCCGCACCTCCCCCGCTACCAGCGCTCGATGACCGACTACGCCCGCGCACTCGTGGCGGACACCCCGGCATGA
- a CDS encoding metal-dependent hydrolase — MSNTQSRAPEPVASEHIALKARNVSFSWESTPLHWLPDDPFTTHTINVLHLLLPAGERWFVHVYKQVLPLIRDERLRQDVIGFIGQEAMHAQAHDEVLPHLKEQGLDPTPYTAQVDWLFEKLLGDRTLPPGKARRWWLMERVAIIAAIEHYTAFLGNWVLNAKELDRRGADPTMLDLLRWHGAEEVEHRSVAFELFMHVDGGYRRRARTWATAFTALVFLWQRGARFFMENDPTLVDGRATFKDFHRSGKAGTLPSTGDMIRSIPRYLSRAYHPSQEGSTEQAVAYLASSPAAVAALAAEKGTA, encoded by the coding sequence ATGTCTAATACGCAGAGCCGGGCGCCCGAGCCCGTCGCGTCCGAGCACATAGCGCTCAAGGCACGCAACGTCTCCTTCTCCTGGGAGAGCACCCCGCTCCACTGGCTCCCGGACGACCCGTTCACCACGCACACCATCAACGTGCTGCATCTGCTGCTGCCCGCAGGCGAGCGCTGGTTCGTGCACGTCTACAAGCAGGTGCTGCCGCTGATCCGCGACGAGAGGCTGCGTCAGGACGTCATCGGGTTCATCGGCCAGGAGGCCATGCACGCGCAGGCCCACGACGAGGTCCTGCCGCACCTCAAGGAGCAGGGCCTCGACCCGACGCCGTACACCGCGCAGGTCGACTGGCTCTTCGAGAAGCTGCTCGGCGACCGGACGCTGCCGCCCGGCAAGGCGCGCCGGTGGTGGCTGATGGAGCGCGTCGCGATCATCGCGGCCATCGAGCACTACACCGCGTTCCTCGGCAACTGGGTCCTCAACGCGAAGGAGCTGGACCGCAGGGGCGCCGACCCCACCATGCTCGACCTGCTGCGCTGGCACGGCGCGGAGGAGGTCGAGCACCGCTCGGTCGCCTTCGAGCTGTTCATGCACGTCGACGGGGGCTACCGGCGCCGGGCCAGGACGTGGGCGACGGCGTTCACCGCACTGGTCTTCCTCTGGCAGCGCGGTGCGCGGTTCTTCATGGAGAACGACCCGACGCTCGTCGACGGCCGGGCGACGTTCAAGGACTTCCACCGGAGCGGGAAGGCCGGCACTCTGCCCTCCACCGGCGACATGATCCGCTCCATCCCCCGCTACCTCAGCCGGGCCTACCACCCCTCGCAGGAGGGCAGCACCGAGCAGGCCGTCGCCTATCTCGCCTCCTCGCCCGCGGCCGTCGCCGCGCTCGCCGCCGAGAAGGGGACCGCCTGA
- a CDS encoding alpha-N-acetylglucosaminidase, giving the protein MSEPSRRTVLGTAGALGLGAAVGGVPLPAHAADGPAGSAAGPALDTDSARSALNRLLPHHAEQFRLRLLPARGREDRFEVTGTTGRIEVSGTTPAVLLTGVHWYLKYVCGAHITWNGSQLDLPRRLPAPARTLRRSTSLPHRFALNDTNDGYTAPYADWTYWERMIDVLALHGCNEVLVIAGAEAVYRKVLTEFGYSDAEAGAWLPAPSHQPWWLLQNLSGYGGPLSDRLVADRVALGRRIVRRLRDLGIAPVLPGYYGHVPDGFVERNGGDARVVPQGVWHGFKRPDWLDPRTSAFAKVAAAFYRHQEELFGPADLFKMDLLHEGGTAGDVPVPDAARGVEAALRKARPNATWVILGWEANPLPALLDAVDRKRMLIVDGVSDRYAKEPDREKDWGGTPYAFGTIPNFGGRTTIGARTHLWNERFFAWRDKAGSALTGTAFMPEATDRDPAAFELFSELAWTKAPVDRAAWFSSYADFRYGGRDADARSAWRTLNATAYEHTAVERSDPHDSLFAARPDLTAARAAEYAPRALTYDPGRFDAALTGLLGVAGPLRESAAYRHDLVDVARQALAHRSRQLLPQLRTAYERKDRRTFGTLAELWLRLMRLSDEVTGTHTAFLLGPWTAAARRMGTTEAERAEFERTAKVLITVWGERATADAGRLHDYGNREWHGLIADLYVPRWQTWLDELADALAADRAPKPVDWFALEEKWTRERKDYPRRPQGASPHRVASRVRDVLARAPYQGSLEVTADPPAVPPGGRSRLTASFRNVNGLRATGRVDFALTGIEAEPTGPVSLPRVAPAGTGEVTWRASAPDTPLDRPLRPLPYEITVRYGPAGERRVRAVHEGVLYEAGPVDDAWDSYTNNAAVFGQLGERYAIDGGGADLWKGTAEFGTLYRKGALRDGVSVTVRVDEQAKTGPWARAGLIARNSLATPLSPGFVDLAVTPANGVVLSYDTNGDGTLDTYKRITGITAPVLLRLSRSGDSFTGACSTDDGATWRTVATVPVPGAAAVQDVGLFMSATNGGDGARGTVEFSGWKLG; this is encoded by the coding sequence ATGTCCGAACCGTCCAGACGTACGGTGCTAGGCACCGCCGGAGCCCTCGGCCTCGGCGCCGCCGTCGGCGGCGTACCGCTGCCGGCCCACGCGGCCGACGGGCCCGCGGGTTCCGCCGCGGGCCCCGCCCTCGATACGGATTCCGCGCGCTCCGCGCTCAACAGACTCCTGCCGCATCACGCGGAACAGTTCCGGCTCAGACTTCTTCCCGCGCGGGGCCGCGAGGACCGTTTCGAGGTCACCGGCACGACCGGCCGGATCGAGGTGTCGGGGACCACGCCCGCCGTACTGCTCACCGGCGTCCACTGGTACCTGAAGTACGTGTGCGGGGCGCACATCACGTGGAACGGCAGCCAGCTCGACCTGCCGCGCAGGCTGCCCGCCCCGGCCAGGACGCTCAGGCGCAGCACCTCGCTCCCCCACCGGTTCGCCCTGAACGACACCAACGACGGGTACACCGCGCCGTACGCCGACTGGACGTACTGGGAGCGGATGATCGACGTGCTCGCCCTGCACGGGTGCAACGAGGTCCTGGTGATCGCGGGCGCCGAGGCGGTGTACCGGAAGGTGCTCACCGAGTTCGGCTACTCCGACGCCGAGGCCGGGGCGTGGCTGCCCGCGCCCTCGCACCAGCCCTGGTGGCTGCTGCAGAACCTCTCCGGGTACGGAGGTCCGCTCTCCGACCGACTCGTCGCGGACCGGGTCGCGCTGGGGCGGCGCATAGTGCGGCGGCTTCGCGACCTCGGTATCGCGCCGGTCCTCCCCGGCTACTACGGCCACGTGCCCGACGGGTTCGTCGAGCGCAACGGCGGCGACGCGCGCGTAGTCCCGCAGGGCGTCTGGCACGGGTTCAAGCGGCCCGACTGGCTCGACCCGCGCACCTCGGCGTTCGCGAAGGTCGCCGCCGCCTTCTACCGCCACCAGGAAGAGCTCTTCGGCCCCGCCGACCTCTTCAAGATGGACCTGCTGCACGAGGGCGGCACCGCGGGCGACGTGCCCGTGCCCGACGCGGCGCGCGGCGTGGAGGCGGCCCTGCGCAAGGCGCGGCCGAACGCCACGTGGGTGATCCTCGGCTGGGAGGCCAACCCGCTGCCCGCGCTGCTCGACGCCGTCGACAGGAAGCGCATGCTGATCGTCGACGGCGTGTCCGACCGGTACGCGAAGGAGCCGGACCGGGAGAAGGACTGGGGCGGCACCCCGTACGCCTTCGGGACGATCCCCAACTTCGGCGGCCGCACGACGATCGGCGCCCGCACCCACCTGTGGAACGAGCGGTTCTTCGCCTGGCGCGACAAGGCGGGCAGCGCCCTGACCGGCACCGCGTTCATGCCCGAGGCCACCGACCGCGACCCCGCCGCCTTCGAGCTCTTCTCCGAGCTGGCGTGGACGAAGGCGCCGGTGGACCGGGCCGCCTGGTTCTCCTCGTACGCCGACTTCCGGTACGGCGGGCGGGACGCCGACGCGCGGTCCGCGTGGCGCACCCTGAACGCGACCGCCTATGAGCACACCGCCGTCGAACGCAGCGACCCGCACGACTCGCTCTTCGCCGCCCGCCCCGACCTCACGGCGGCGCGCGCCGCCGAGTACGCGCCGCGGGCGCTCACCTACGACCCGGGCCGCTTCGACGCCGCGCTCACCGGGCTCCTCGGCGTGGCGGGACCGCTGCGGGAAAGCGCCGCCTACCGCCACGACCTGGTCGACGTCGCCCGGCAGGCACTCGCCCACCGCAGCCGCCAGCTCCTGCCGCAGCTGCGGACGGCGTACGAGCGCAAGGACCGGCGGACGTTCGGGACGCTCGCGGAGCTGTGGCTGCGGCTGATGCGGCTCTCCGACGAGGTGACGGGCACGCACACGGCGTTCCTCCTCGGCCCGTGGACCGCGGCCGCCCGCCGCATGGGGACGACCGAGGCGGAACGCGCCGAGTTCGAGCGGACCGCCAAGGTCCTGATCACCGTGTGGGGCGAGCGCGCCACGGCCGACGCGGGCCGGCTGCACGACTACGGCAACCGCGAATGGCACGGCCTCATCGCCGACCTGTACGTGCCGCGCTGGCAGACGTGGCTCGACGAGCTGGCCGACGCGCTCGCGGCGGACCGGGCGCCGAAGCCGGTGGACTGGTTCGCGCTGGAGGAGAAGTGGACGCGGGAGCGCAAGGACTACCCGCGGCGCCCGCAAGGAGCCTCCCCGCACCGTGTCGCCTCCCGTGTCCGTGACGTCCTGGCGCGGGCGCCCTACCAGGGCAGCCTGGAGGTCACCGCCGACCCGCCAGCCGTTCCGCCCGGGGGCCGCTCCCGGCTGACGGCCTCCTTCCGCAACGTCAACGGTCTCCGCGCCACGGGCCGCGTCGACTTCGCGTTGACGGGCATCGAGGCGGAGCCGACGGGGCCCGTGTCCCTGCCGCGGGTGGCCCCCGCGGGCACCGGCGAGGTCACGTGGCGGGCCTCGGCCCCGGACACCCCGCTGGACCGCCCGCTGCGCCCGCTCCCCTACGAGATCACGGTCCGGTACGGGCCCGCGGGCGAGCGGCGGGTGCGAGCCGTCCACGAGGGTGTGCTGTACGAGGCGGGCCCGGTGGACGACGCGTGGGACTCGTACACGAACAACGCCGCCGTCTTCGGCCAGTTGGGAGAGCGGTACGCGATCGACGGGGGCGGCGCGGACCTCTGGAAGGGCACGGCGGAGTTCGGGACGCTCTACCGCAAGGGGGCCCTGCGGGACGGGGTGTCCGTGACGGTACGGGTCGACGAGCAGGCGAAGACGGGCCCGTGGGCCAGGGCGGGCCTCATCGCCCGCAACTCCCTCGCCACACCGCTGTCCCCGGGCTTCGTGGACCTGGCGGTGACGCCCGCCAACGGAGTCGTCCTGTCCTACGACACGAACGGCGACGGCACGCTCGACACGTACAAGCGCATCACGGGCATCACGGCGCCGGTACTGCTCCGGCTCTCCCGCAGCGGGGACTCCTTCACGGGGGCGTGCTCGACGGACGACGGCGCGACGTGGCGGACGGTGGCGACGGTGCCGGTGCCGGGGGCCGCGGCGGTCCAGGACGTGGGGCTGTTCATGAGCGCGACGAACGGGGGTGACGGGGCCCGCGGGACGGTGGAGTTCAGCGGGTGGAAGCTGGGATAG
- a CDS encoding MMPL family transporter, protein MRRNLAARLGVWSAHHRKAAILGWLVFVVLATVIGGAVGTVTASDEEMGVGDSGRAAEILKDAGIDEPAAELVMVGARTADGWRDAAADLSKALDATGEVRGLKAPLPSEDGKDALLRFAIKGPSDEAGDRVQPVLDAVDKARQDGAGRGISVHQFGDASSEKELSDLLADDLKKAEFTAVPLALGILLIAFGAVVAALLPVGLALTACVAAFGLLSLASHQLHLFETTYSVMFLMGLAVGVDYCLFYLRRERDERAAGRDAETALRIAAATSGRAVLVSGLTVMVAMAGMFLSGLLLFKGFAVATILVVCVAMLGSVTVLPALLAGLGDRIDAGRIPFLNRRAKKGVHASGGLAGKVLRPVLARPKFFAVGAAVLLLSLAAPALGMKTEQLGLEKQFGSDAPLSVAYQKITDEFPGGPAPARVVVKADDIGARPVRDALDSLTRKAGDGAELTVHKASGVAEIAVPLPGTGTDAEAKKALHQLRDDTVPAAFEGMDVEAYVGGDLASSEDFGDQLGRGIVPVFAFITAVTFLLMLFCFRSVVIAVTSIALNLLSVGAAYGVMTAVFQHGWGAELIGSEKVGAIENWMPLFVLVVLFGLSMDYHVFVVSRIRESRDRGMDNRAAIREGITRTAGAVTGAAVIMVAVFAVFGTLSMQDMQQMGVGLGVAVLLDATVVRMLLLPSLMTLLGERNWHTPRYLRWLPKISHEEAEPTARPYAHNSPVPSGR, encoded by the coding sequence ATGAGGCGGAACCTCGCGGCACGACTCGGTGTGTGGAGCGCACACCACCGGAAGGCGGCCATCCTCGGCTGGCTGGTCTTCGTGGTCCTGGCCACGGTCATCGGCGGGGCCGTCGGCACGGTCACCGCCTCCGACGAAGAGATGGGCGTCGGCGACTCGGGCCGCGCCGCCGAGATCCTGAAGGACGCGGGCATCGACGAGCCGGCCGCCGAGCTCGTCATGGTCGGCGCGCGCACCGCCGACGGCTGGCGGGACGCGGCCGCCGACCTCTCGAAGGCGCTGGACGCGACCGGCGAGGTACGCGGTCTCAAGGCGCCGCTGCCCTCCGAAGACGGCAAGGACGCGCTGCTCCGCTTTGCGATCAAGGGGCCGTCGGACGAGGCGGGCGACCGCGTCCAGCCGGTACTGGACGCCGTGGACAAGGCGCGGCAGGACGGCGCGGGACGCGGCATCTCCGTGCACCAGTTCGGCGACGCGAGCTCCGAGAAGGAGCTGTCCGATCTGCTCGCCGACGACTTGAAGAAGGCCGAGTTCACCGCGGTGCCGCTGGCCCTCGGCATCCTCCTTATCGCCTTCGGCGCGGTGGTCGCCGCGCTGCTGCCGGTGGGGCTCGCGCTCACCGCGTGCGTGGCGGCGTTCGGACTGCTCTCGCTGGCCAGCCACCAACTGCACCTGTTCGAGACGACGTACTCCGTGATGTTCCTGATGGGGCTCGCGGTCGGCGTCGACTACTGCCTCTTCTACCTGCGCCGCGAGCGGGACGAGCGCGCGGCGGGACGGGACGCGGAGACGGCCCTGCGGATCGCCGCGGCGACCAGCGGACGCGCCGTCCTCGTCTCCGGCCTCACCGTGATGGTCGCCATGGCCGGCATGTTCCTGTCCGGGCTGCTCCTCTTCAAGGGCTTCGCCGTCGCCACGATCCTCGTCGTGTGCGTGGCGATGCTCGGCTCGGTCACCGTCCTGCCCGCGCTGCTCGCGGGGCTCGGCGACCGGATCGACGCCGGCCGCATCCCGTTCCTGAACCGCCGCGCGAAGAAGGGCGTGCACGCGAGCGGTGGCCTGGCCGGCAAGGTGCTGCGCCCCGTCCTCGCCCGTCCGAAGTTCTTCGCCGTCGGCGCGGCGGTCCTCCTGCTCTCCCTCGCCGCGCCCGCGCTCGGCATGAAGACCGAACAGCTCGGCCTGGAGAAGCAGTTCGGCTCCGACGCGCCGCTGTCCGTCGCGTACCAGAAGATCACCGACGAGTTCCCGGGCGGCCCCGCCCCGGCCCGCGTGGTCGTCAAGGCGGACGACATCGGTGCGCGGCCCGTACGGGACGCCCTCGACTCGCTGACCCGGAAGGCCGGTGACGGCGCGGAACTCACCGTCCACAAGGCGTCGGGCGTCGCCGAGATCGCGGTCCCGCTGCCGGGCACCGGCACGGACGCCGAGGCGAAGAAGGCCCTGCACCAGCTGCGGGACGACACGGTCCCGGCGGCCTTCGAGGGGATGGACGTCGAGGCGTACGTGGGCGGGGACCTGGCCTCGTCCGAGGACTTCGGCGACCAGCTCGGCAGGGGCATCGTGCCGGTCTTCGCCTTCATCACCGCGGTGACGTTCCTCCTGATGCTGTTCTGCTTCCGCTCGGTGGTGATCGCGGTGACGTCGATCGCCCTGAACCTGCTGTCGGTGGGCGCCGCCTACGGCGTCATGACCGCCGTCTTCCAGCACGGCTGGGGCGCGGAGCTGATCGGCTCGGAGAAGGTCGGCGCGATCGAGAACTGGATGCCGCTGTTCGTCCTCGTCGTCCTCTTCGGGCTCTCCATGGACTACCACGTGTTCGTGGTCTCCCGGATCCGCGAGTCCCGCGACCGGGGCATGGACAACCGCGCGGCGATCCGCGAGGGCATCACGCGCACGGCGGGCGCCGTCACCGGCGCGGCCGTGATCATGGTGGCGGTCTTCGCGGTGTTCGGCACGCTCTCCATGCAGGACATGCAGCAGATGGGCGTGGGCCTGGGTGTGGCGGTCCTCCTGGACGCGACGGTGGTCCGCATGCTCCTGCTGCCGTCCCTGATGACCCTCCTCGGCGAGCGCAACTGGCACACGCCGCGGTACCTGCGGTGGCTGCCGAAGATCTCCCACGAGGAGGCGGAGCCGACCGCGCGGCCCTACGCGCACAACTCCCCGGTGCCGAGCGGTCGTTGA
- a CDS encoding DUF1996 domain-containing protein — MGRTSRKRSRLARRVVAASAAVIMGGGGLVAVNVYANAEEGTDRPPPQSAGQQASTISCPDVGNQLPEVPDAARGEVDRRLADLDSQITDAYGRFEQTQDKESLLGPLEEKRRETLGGISDTLESSGAPAGNLDSMAPCTVRADDQEESGGQEQGSGEQSASANGPEAGDFVEIRSVRPNVNRPRNGRNASRGTFTTRCGRNENGKFNPDNVIVAPGVSNGAHHMHDYVGNQATDAFSDDDDLANGRTSCRNQGDKSTYYWPVLRLQNGENEDDAQADGGGKDQNVGEIQTPASVSLKFAGNPVSKVVAMPRFLRIITGDAKAFTNGDANANASWSCTGFENRQLKDKYPICPEGSKVVRTFNFQSCWDGQNTDSANHRTHVAFADPRTGACPRGFRAVPQLVQRIVYDVPPGPGFAVDSFPEQLHKPVTDHGDFINVFDERLMRRVAKCVNSGQRCS, encoded by the coding sequence ATGGGACGTACCTCACGAAAACGATCAAGGCTGGCGCGGCGCGTGGTCGCCGCGTCCGCAGCGGTAATCATGGGCGGCGGCGGCCTGGTCGCCGTGAACGTCTACGCGAACGCCGAGGAAGGCACGGATCGGCCTCCGCCGCAGAGCGCCGGGCAGCAGGCGTCGACCATCAGCTGCCCGGACGTGGGCAACCAGCTGCCGGAGGTGCCGGACGCCGCGCGCGGCGAGGTGGACCGGCGGCTCGCCGATCTCGACAGCCAGATCACGGACGCGTACGGGCGGTTCGAGCAGACCCAGGACAAGGAGTCCCTGCTCGGGCCCCTGGAGGAGAAGCGCAGGGAGACCCTCGGCGGCATCTCGGACACCCTGGAAAGCTCCGGCGCCCCTGCCGGGAACCTCGACAGCATGGCGCCCTGCACCGTGCGCGCCGACGACCAGGAGGAGTCGGGAGGACAGGAGCAGGGCTCGGGGGAACAGAGCGCGTCCGCCAACGGACCCGAGGCCGGGGACTTCGTCGAGATCCGGTCCGTCCGGCCCAACGTCAACCGCCCCCGCAACGGCCGCAACGCCTCGCGCGGCACCTTCACCACCCGGTGCGGCCGCAACGAGAACGGCAAGTTCAACCCGGACAACGTCATCGTCGCGCCCGGAGTGAGCAACGGCGCCCACCACATGCACGACTACGTGGGCAACCAGGCCACGGACGCCTTCTCCGACGACGACGACCTCGCGAACGGGCGGACCAGCTGCCGCAACCAGGGCGACAAGTCGACGTACTACTGGCCCGTCCTGCGCCTGCAGAACGGCGAGAACGAGGACGACGCGCAGGCCGACGGCGGCGGCAAGGACCAGAACGTCGGCGAGATCCAGACACCCGCCTCCGTGTCGCTGAAGTTCGCCGGGAACCCGGTGAGCAAGGTCGTCGCCATGCCGCGCTTCCTGCGCATCATCACCGGTGACGCCAAGGCGTTCACCAACGGCGACGCCAACGCCAACGCGTCGTGGAGCTGCACCGGCTTCGAGAACCGGCAGCTGAAGGACAAGTATCCGATCTGCCCCGAGGGCAGCAAGGTGGTCCGTACGTTCAACTTCCAGAGCTGCTGGGACGGGCAGAACACCGACAGCGCCAACCACCGCACCCACGTCGCCTTCGCCGATCCGCGGACCGGCGCCTGCCCGCGCGGCTTCCGTGCCGTGCCGCAGCTGGTGCAGCGCATCGTGTACGACGTGCCGCCGGGCCCCGGCTTCGCCGTCGACTCGTTCCCCGAGCAGCTGCACAAGCCCGTCACCGACCACGGCGACTTCATCAACGTCTTCGACGAGCGGCTGATGCGGCGCGTCGCCAAGTGCGTCAACTCCGGTCAGCGCTGCAGCTGA